A single region of the Vespula pensylvanica isolate Volc-1 chromosome 8, ASM1446617v1, whole genome shotgun sequence genome encodes:
- the LOC122631087 gene encoding disco-interacting protein 2 isoform X5, with product MRPLSFENLRRLVSRKKDRNEPSFKRSESFKRISIRKSYLDRGKRRNKLQKNLEPVITAQPVVVVSAPATTSVPDQQEKTQATRIKIKEQEIRRQQENVSLSRESISYDEWLQGVGSSSREKLQEKLLVQEQTGKSSTKVTTKLIQDRRSSNDLTDDLNSAILSLKPFGPTTNDEDGWIYSEKNLHQHDNPGQTRETPCVPLETGPPSVSISLGRVWRDAVPVPYPSSSGPSVHHSLDSALKERKPSQPTVARTVSAPEKTIVKDNASSSSSFGFSLRIGKLADFRAGSTRNGFFRRKTSKPSPSVSTEGYFKRTSGQRRSSSRRRGKRTTSSQRATSQRTSQRTKKKNDQQPVVRENSPVWFVPPERRRSRRQRRVWREIRYFPEEEEDEEEEATATTALVIEKYDDYSSNFSDDQFDDQKLLLSGDFNERRDDAFNSLVSSSLGSFSVTSSSSSVCPAPKISDFNEDKLFSEELRNRGLLGRRTIWKNTTTSPFVTTENYFTSSQFINFLAKSSSDRNTKERSRKDSNSYYRYLSSSESDNESSRRDLLDDDRLSQRQQHLKRQKSGPRRRPLRRKSQLRRASGQPVFLVRKCSSLRKRPRDITQKGYEKKRTRLLQQYASKQLGGRLIPGGIASPPGSGGSTGNTGNSNSAAARRGNRRLTRNESRYHSEVRQEAVQQALAAMQGRPKPSLPMPSKRTSVMARSPERERRDSGESSSDEDSVVTEESPGAGGPTGTGLSDTSSTGSARDTPPPPRPPARRPPGADITDIAEYTPHAYCNIQPPDVTHTGSTPTAQQSTRRPGADRVNRYHVVEDQNNTGTTGRWKVSAKIQQLLNTLKRPKRRPLPEFYEDDDIELEIAANPKDPNAPKPEGGSMTSAIGEPLSVPSGLPRSLEAAIQRYGSASYKAPVATVLDPNGKLCITLTYGKLLSRSHKIAYTLLNKALSRGGDCCLKPGDRIALVYPNNDPISFMCAFYGCLQAGIVPVPIEVPLTRRDAGSQQIGFLLGSCEIQVALTSEACLKGLPKTAAGEVVAFKGWPKLHWFVTEHLGKTPKDWLPPPRLTDDTPAYIEYTTVKDGSVMGVTVTRSAMLAHCRALTQACGYTEGENAVCVLDFKREVGLWHSTLTSVLNGMHVIFIPYALMKVNPASWMQMITKHRASVAVVKSRDLHWGLLATKDHKDISLSSLRLLLVADGANPWSLSSCDQFLSVFQSKGLRPDAVCPCASSSEALTVSVRRPGRAGVNATGRGVLSMSGLSYGVVRVDQENSLTSLTLQDCGQVMPGSIVVVVKMEGKPYICKTDEVGEICVHSAATGSQYWGLQGLTNNTFKVSPLQADSTPLGDVEYTRSGLLGFLGPGGLVFVCGSRDGLMTVTGRKHNADDIIATVLAVEPMKFIYRGRIAVFSVRVLRDERICVVAEQRPDCSEEESFQWMSRVLQAVDSIHAVGIYCLALVPPNYLPKTPLGGIHLSETKRRFLEGALHPANVLLCPHTCVTNLPKPREVHSAGDSVADVGPASVMVGNIVQGNRLASAQGRDMGVLDEDSDNAKKYQFISEILRWRAVSTSDHVIFTSLNAKGAVATSLSCSQLHKKAERIGNLLLDRGRINTGDHVALIFPPGTDLICAFYGCLYVGAVPVTIRPPHPQNLQTTLPTVRMIVDVSKSVLVLTNQNIMKLLKTKEANNVIEVKSWPTILDMDDMPKKKLPVMYRAPTAEMLAYLDFSVSTTGMLAGIKMSHAAVTSLCRAMKLACELYPSRHIALCLDPYSGLGFALWCLSSIYSGHHSILIPPSEVEANPALWLSAVSQSRVRDTFCSYGVMELCTKGLGSSVHALKARGVSLACVRTCVVVAEERPRIALTTSFSKLFSALGLSPRAVSTSFGCRVNTAICLQGASSPEPSTVYVDLRALRNDRVSLVERGSPHSLCLMESGKLLPGVKVIIANPETKGQCGDSHLGEIWVQSAHNASGYFTIYGDETDYADHFNARLVTGNTNEVYARTGYLGFLRRTESVQQSVISDVPGDTSASEADLVPGDAELHDAVFVVGALDEAILLRGMRYHPIDIENSVMRCHKKIAECAVFTWTNLLVVVVELDGSESEALDLVALVTSAVLEEHHLVVGVVVVVDPGVVPINSRGEKQRMHLRDGFLADQLDPIYVAYNM from the exons ATGAGGCCACTCTCCTTCGAGAACCTTAGGAGGCTCGTGAGCCGTAAGAAGGATAGAAACGAGCCCTCCTTCAAACGTAGCGAGTCGTTTAAAAGGATATCGATAAGGAAAAGTTATCTCGATCGTGGTAAACGACGTAACAAGTTACAAAAGAATCTTGAACCGGTGATAACAGCTCAGCCGGTGGTTGTAGTGTCAGCACCAGCTACTACGAGCGTGCCGGATCAGCAAGAAAAGACACAAGCGACGAGGATCAAGATCAAGGAGCAAGAGATTAGAAGACAACAGGAAAACGTATCCCTCAGTCGTGAGTCTATCAGTTACGACGAATGGTTGCAAGGCGTTGGCTCCTCTTCTCGTGAGAAACTTCAAGAAAAACTATTGGTCCAAGAGCAAACAGGCAAATCGTCGACCAAAGTTACGACCAAACTGATTCAAGATCGTCGATCGAGCAACGATCTAACCGACGATTTAAACTCAGCGATCTTGTCATTGAAACCGTTCGGTCCTACTACGAACGACGAGGATGGCTGGATTTATTCTGAGAAAAATCTTCACCAACATGATAATCCTGGACAAACGCGTGAAACACCTTGTGTACCTCTTGAAACTGGACCGCCCAGTGTCAGCATCAGTCTTGGACGAGTTTGGAGAGACGCCGTACCGGTACCTTATCCTTCCTCTTCCGGGCCCTCCGTTCATCATTCGTTGGACAGTGCATTGAAAGAACGGAAACCGTCACAACCCACGGTTGCTAGAACCGTCTCGGCCCCGGAAAAAACCATCGTCAAGGACAACGcatcatcctcgtcgtcgttcggCTTCTCGCTTAGGATCGGCAAGCTGGCTGACTTCAGGGCAGG GAGCACGAGGAACGGATTCTTCCGACGAAAAACGTCTAAGCCATCACCGAGCGTCAGTACCGAAGGTTATTTCAAGAGGACAAGCGGCCAAAGGAGATCGAGTTCGAGAAGGCGAGGAAAGAGGACGACGTCGTCGCAACGTGCGACCTCACAGAGGACATCtcaaaggacaaagaaaaagaatgatcaaCAGCCGGTTGTTCGTGAGAACAGTCCGGTATGGTTCGTGCCACCGGAAAGGAGACGTTCGAGACGTCAGAGACGAGTTTGGCGAGAGATTCGTTATTTTcctgaagaggaggaggacgaggaagaggaagcaacagcaacaacagcgtTGGTTATCGAAAAATACGACGATTATTCGTCGAATTTCTCGGATGATCAATTCGACGATCAGAAATTGTTGCTATCTGGCGATTTTAATGAGAGAAGAGACGACGCATTcaattctctcgtttcttcgtcgttAGGTTCTTTTTCGGTGACGTCATCGTCCTCCTCGGTTTGTCCAGCACCAAAAATCAGCGATTTCAACGAGGACAAATTATTCTCCGAGGAATTGAGGAATCGTGGTTTACTCGGTAGAAGAACCATTTGGAAAAACACAACAACGTCGCCTTTCGTAAcaacagaaaattattttaccagcagtcaatttattaatttcctcGCAAAGAGTTCGTCAGATCGTAACACCAAAGAAAGATCCAGAAAGGATAGTAATTCCTATTACAGATATCTGAGCTCCAGCGAGAGCGATAACGAATCTTCTCGGCGCGATCTCCTCGACGATGATCGTCTCTCTCAACGTCAGCAACATCTTAAACGACAAAAATCCGGACCGAGAAGACGACctttacgaagaaaatcgcAACTCCGCCGAGCATCTGGCCAGCCCGTTTTTCTTGTTCGCAAATGCTCGTCCTTGAGAAAACGACCCA gaGACATAACGCAAAAGGGCTATGAAAAGAAACGGACTCGTCTACTACAGCAATATGCTTCTAAACAACTCG GAGGTCGGCTAATACCTGGTGGGATCGCCAGTCCTCCGGGATCTGGCGGCTCAACCGGAAACACCGGGAACTCAAACTCGGCTGCTGCGAGACGCGGTAATCGCAGACTTACGCGCAATGAGAGCCGCTATCATTCCG AGGTACGTCAGGAGGCGGTACAACAAGCCCTGGCAGCTATGCAAGGTCGGCCGAAACCTTCCTTGCCAATGCCATCGAAGAGAACTTCCGTCATGGCTAGAAGTCCTGAACGAGAACGTCGCGATAGCGGAGAATCTAGTAGCGATGAGGATAGTGTCGTAACGGAAGAGAGTCCTGGTGCTGGTGGTCCAACTG gTACTGGCTTATCAGACACTAGCAGTACCGGCTCGGCACGTGatacaccaccaccaccaagaCCACCGGCAAGGAGGCCACCTGGTGCCGACATTACTGACATCGCCGAATATACGCCTCATGCTTACTGTAACATACAACCACCGGACGTAACACACACGGGCAGTACGCCAACGGCACAACAGTCGACGAGACGGCCTGGTGCCGATCGTGTCAATCGTTACCACGTAGTCGAGGATCAGAATAATACTGGAACAACTGGTCGTTGGAAAGTATCAGCAAAAATTCAACAGTTATTGAATACGTTAAAACGGCCAAAGAGACGGCCACTTCCAGAATTTTACGAAGACGACGATATAGAGCTCGAGATAGCCGCCAATCCAAAAGATCCGAATGCACCAAAACCGGAAGGTGGTTCGATGACGTCTGCGATCGGTGAGCCACTGTCCGTGCCGTCAGGCCTGCCTAGATCGCTCGAAGCCGCTATTCAAAG gtATGGCTCAGCAAGTTACAAAGCACCCGTCGCAACCGTTCTAGATCCTAACGGCAAACTCTGTATCACATTGACATATGGAAAACTTTTAAGTCGTTCTCATAAAATAGCCTATACACTTTTAAACAAGGCTCTAAGTCGTGGCGGTGATTGTTGTCTCAAGCCTGGAGATAGAATCGCTTTGGTATATCCGAACAACGATCCGATAAGTTTCATGTGTGCATTTTACGGTTGCCTTCAAGCTGGTATCGTGCCTGTACCCATCGAGGTACCATTGACACGTCGAGACGCAGGTTCCCAACAGATTGGTTTTCTTCTTGGTAGTTGTGAAATACAG GTGGCCCTAACCAGCGAGGCTTGTCTCAAAGGTTTACCAAAGACAGCGGCTGGCGAAGTTGTAGCTTTCAAGGGTTGGCCAAAATTACATTGGTTCGTTACAGAACATTTAGGTAAAACTCCAAAAGATTGGTTACCACCTCCACGTCTAACCGACGATACACCAGCGTACATCGAGTATACAACGGTGAAGGATGGATCGGTGATGGGTGTGACAGTGACAAGATCAGCGATGCTTGCTCATTGTCGTGCTCTGACTCAAGCATGCGGTTATACCGAAGGAGAAAATGCCGTTTGTGTGTTAGATTTTAAACGCGAAGTTGGCCTCTGGCATAGCACTCTCACTAGCGTATTAAATGGGATGCACGTTATATTTATACCTTATGCCTTGATGAAGGTCAATCCAGCCAGTTGGATGCAAATGATAACGAAACATCGAGCTAGCGTGGCTGTTGTTAAATCACGAGATCTTCATTGGGGTTTATTAGCGACCAAAGATCACAAGGATATATCGTTATCTTCATTAAGGTTGCTACTAGTCGCTGACGGTGCCAATCCTTGGTCCCTTTCCTCTTGTGATCAATTTCTTTCGGTGTTCCAATCGAAGGGTTTGAGACCAGACGCTGTATGTCCTTGCGCATCCTCTAGCGAAGCTCTTACGGTTTCCGTCAGAAGACCTGGTCGAGCAGGAGTAAATGCTACAGGACGTGGCGTCCTTTCTATGTCGGGATTAAGCTACGGTGTTGTTAGGGTAGATCAAGAAAATTCATTGACTTCTCTGACGTTACAAGATTGTGGTCAAGTTATGCCAGGAA GTATCGTAGTGGTAGTTAAGATGGAAGGAAAGCCATACATTTGTAAAACCGATGAAGTTGGTGAAATATGCGTGCATAGTGCTGCAACTGGTAGCCAATATTGGGGACTACAAGGATTAACAAACAATACTTTCAAAGTATCACCTTTACAAGCGGATAGTACTCCATTAGGCGACGTAGAATATACACGATCGGGTTTGTTAGGATTTCTCGGCCCTGGTGGTTTGGTATTCGTTTGTGGATCTCGCGATGGTCTTATGACTGTGACAGGAAGGAAACATAATGCGGACGACATAATAGCCACCGTATTAGCGGTGGAACCAATGAAATTCATTTATCGTGGTAGAATCGCTGTCTTCAGCGTAAGAGTTTTGAGAGACGAAAGGATATGTGTCGTTGCTGAGCAACGGCCTGATTGTAGCGAGGAAGag AGTTTTCAATGGATGTCACGTGTTTTGCAAGCGGTCGATTCAATTCACGCAGTTGGAATTTATTGTCTTGCATTAGTTCCACCTAATTATCTACCAAAAACACCACTTGGGGGTATTCACCTGTCCGAAACTAAAAGACGTTTTCTAGAAGGTGCACTACATCCAGCTAATGTCCTGCTCTGCCCCCACACTTGTGTTACCAACTTACCAAAACCGCGTGAAGTGCATTCGG CGGGGGATTCTGTTGCAGACGTTGGTCCGGCGAGCGTAATGGTTGGCAACATCGTTCAAGGAAATAGACTGGCCTCTGCTCAAGGACGTGACATGGGTGTTTTAGACGAGGATAGCGATAACGCTAAGAAG TACCAATTCATCTCGGAGATTTTACGTTGGCGCGCTGTCAGTACGTCCGATCACGTCATCTTTACATCCCTCAATGCCAAAGGAGCAGTTGCAACTTCGCTATCGTGTTCTCAATTACACAAGAAAGCAGAACGCATCGGGAATCTTCTTTTGGATCGTGGAAGAATCAACACCGGGGATCACGTCGCATTGATATTTCCACCAGGAACAGATTTGATATGTGCTTTTTATGGTTGTCTTTATGTCGGTGCTGTCCCTGTTACGATCAGGCCTCCACATCCTCAAAATCTACAAACAACTTTACCAACCGTACGCATGATCGTCGATGTCAGTAAATCGGTACTGGTACTGACCAATCAAAACATTATGAAACTTCTAAAGACGAAA GAAGCTAATAATGTTATCGAAGTGAAAAGTTGGCCAACGATTCTTGATATGGATGACATGCCAAAGAAGAAGCTTCCCGTTATGTATCGAGCTCCTACAGCGGAAATGTTGGCTTACTTGGATTTTAGCGTCTCCACTACGGGCATGTTGGCTGGCATTAAAATGTCTCACGCAGCAGTAACGTCGTTGTGCCGTGCTATGAAACTTGCATGCGAATTGTATCCTTCGAGACATATTGCTCTATGTTTAGATCCTTACTCCGGTCTTGGATTTGCTCTTTGGTGTTTAAGCAGTATATACAGCGGACATCATTCCATTTTAATACCACCCTCCGAG GTGGAAGCAAATCCAGCTCTTTGGTTGTCAGCTGTTAGCCAGTCTAGAGTAAGGGATACATTTTGCTCTTACGGGGTTATGGAGTTGTGCACAAAAGGCTTGGGTTCCTCGGTTCATGCTCTAAAAGCACGTGGCGTTAGTTTAGCCTGCGTAAGAACCTGCGTCGTAGTCGCGGAGGAGAGACCACGAATAGCTTTGACTACGAGCTTCAGTAAATTATTCTCCGCTCTTGGATTAAGTCCACGTGCGGTCTCAACGTCATTCGGATGTAGAGTTAATACTGCCATTTGTCTTCAG ggaGCGTCTAGTCCAGAACCATCAACGGTATACGTGGACTTACGAGCATTACGTAACGACCGTGTTTCCCTCGTCGAAAGAGGCAGTCCacattctctctgtctaatGGAATCCGGAAAATTGTTACCTGGTGTCAAAGTTATCATAGCCAATCCAGAAACGAAAGGGCAATGCGGCGATTCTCATCTAGGAGAAATATGGGTTCAATCGGCTCACAATGCCAGCGGTTATTTCACGATTTATGGGGATGAAACTGATTATGCCGATCATTTCAATGCACGCCTTGTAACAGGAAATACCAATGAGGTTTATGCCAGGACCGGTTATCTCGGTTTTCTTCGACGGACTGAAAGCGTTCAACAGTCTGTTATTAGTGATGTTCCCGGTGATACTTCTGCATCCGAAGCTGATCTTGTTCCCGGTGACGCCGAATTACATGACGCTGTTTTCGTGGTCGGTGCACTCGACGAAGCCATTTTACTTAGGGGCATGCGATATCATCCAATTGACATTGAAAACAGTGTTATGAGATGTCATAAAAAAATCGCCGAATG CGCCGTGTTTACGTGGACTAACCTGTTAGTAGTAGTGGTCGAGCTCGATGGAAGTGAAAGTGAAGCTCTCGATTTAGTGGCATTAGTTACTAGCGCTGTTTTGGAAGAACATCATTTGGTAGTAGGCGTCGTTGTAGTAGTTGATCCTGGTGTAGTTCCAATCAACTCCAGAGGTGAGAAACAACGGATGCATTTGCGCGATGGATTTCTTGCCGATCAACTTGATCCGATTTATGTAGCCTATAATATGTGA